From Pseudomonas sp. StFLB209, a single genomic window includes:
- the zapE gene encoding cell division protein ZapE, with amino-acid sequence MTPLERYQADLKRPDFFHDAAQENAVRHLQRLYDDLIAAQNSKPGLFGKLFGKKEPEIVKGLYFWGGVGRGKTYLVDTFFDALPFEQKMRTHFHRFMKRVHDEMKTLKGEKNPLTVIAKRFSEEARIICFDEFFVSDITDAMILGTLMEELFKNGVSLVATSNIVPDGLYKDGLQRARFLPAIALIKQHTEVVNVDSGVDYRLRHLEQAELFHFPLDEAAEQSLRASFKALTPDCAQTVENDVLMIENREIRALRTCDDVAWFNFRDLCDGPRSQNDYIELGKIFHAVLLSDVEQMSVTTDDIARRFINMVDEFYDRNVKLIISAEVELKDLYSGGRLNFEFQRTLSRLLEMQSHEFLARAHKP; translated from the coding sequence ATGACGCCCCTGGAACGATATCAAGCCGATCTGAAACGCCCGGACTTCTTTCATGATGCCGCTCAGGAAAACGCTGTGCGTCACCTGCAGCGCCTGTACGACGATTTGATTGCCGCCCAGAACAGCAAGCCCGGCCTGTTCGGCAAGCTGTTCGGCAAGAAAGAGCCGGAGATTGTCAAAGGCCTGTATTTCTGGGGCGGTGTAGGTCGGGGCAAGACCTATCTGGTCGACACTTTCTTCGACGCGCTGCCGTTCGAGCAGAAGATGCGCACGCACTTTCACCGCTTCATGAAGCGCGTGCATGACGAGATGAAGACCCTCAAGGGTGAGAAGAACCCGCTGACCGTGATCGCCAAGCGTTTCTCGGAAGAAGCGCGGATTATCTGCTTCGATGAATTCTTCGTGTCTGACATTACCGATGCCATGATTCTTGGCACGCTGATGGAAGAACTGTTCAAAAATGGCGTTTCGCTGGTGGCGACCTCCAACATCGTGCCAGACGGTCTGTACAAGGACGGTCTGCAACGGGCGCGTTTCCTGCCGGCCATCGCGCTGATCAAGCAGCATACCGAGGTGGTCAACGTTGATAGTGGCGTGGACTATCGTTTGCGTCATCTGGAGCAGGCCGAGCTGTTTCACTTCCCGCTCGACGAGGCCGCAGAGCAGAGCCTGCGCGCCAGCTTCAAGGCGTTGACGCCCGACTGTGCACAGACCGTCGAAAACGACGTGCTGATGATCGAAAACCGCGAAATCCGCGCCCTGCGTACCTGTGACGATGTCGCCTGGTTTAACTTCCGTGATCTGTGTGACGGCCCGCGCAGCCAGAACGACTACATCGAACTGGGCAAGATCTTCCACGCCGTGCTACTCAGCGATGTGGAGCAGATGAGCGTGACCACCGACGACATCGCCCGGCGTTTCATCAACATGGTCGACGAATTCTACGATCGCAACGTCAAGCTGATCATCTCGGCCGAAGTCGAGCTCAAGGACCTGTACTCCGGTGGTCGCCTGAACTTCGAATTCCAGCGCACCCTCAGCCGCCTGCTGGAGATGCAGTCCCACGAATTCCTGGCGCGGGCGCACAAGCCCTGA
- the rpsI gene encoding 30S ribosomal protein S9 — translation MSATQNYGTGRRKTATARVFLRPGTGNISINNRSLDVFFGRETARMVVRQPLELTETTEKFDIYVTVIGGGVSGQAGAIRHGITRALMQYDESLRSSLRKAGFVTRDAREVERKKVGLRKARKRPQYSKR, via the coding sequence ATGTCGGCGACTCAAAATTACGGCACTGGCCGTCGCAAGACCGCAACCGCTCGCGTTTTCCTGCGTCCGGGCACTGGTAACATCTCGATCAACAACCGTTCGCTGGACGTGTTCTTTGGCCGTGAAACTGCCCGCATGGTAGTTCGCCAGCCACTGGAACTGACCGAGACCACCGAGAAATTCGACATCTACGTCACCGTTATCGGTGGCGGCGTAAGTGGCCAGGCTGGCGCAATCCGCCACGGTATCACTCGCGCCCTGATGCAATACGACGAGTCGCTGCGCAGCTCCCTGCGTAAAGCCGGCTTCGTTACTCGCGACGCCCGTGAAGTTGAGCGTAAGAAAGTCGGTCTGCGTAAAGCGCGTAAGCGTCCGCAGTACTCGAAGCGTTAA
- the cysN gene encoding sulfate adenylyltransferase subunit CysN has protein sequence MSHQSDLISEDILAYLAQHERKELLRFLTCGNVDDGKSTLIGRLLHDSKMIYEDHLEAITRDSKKVGTTGEEIDLALLVDGLQAEREQGITIDVAYRYFSTAKRKFIIADTPGHEQYTRNMATGASTCDLAIILVDARYGVQTQTRRHSYIASLLGIKHIVVAINKMDLKGFDEQVFESIKADYLKFAEAINLTPSSLHFVPMSALKGDNVVNRSERSPWYTGPALMEILETVEVAADRNFTDLRFPVQYVNRPNLNFRGFAGTLASGIVHKGDEVVVLPSGKSSRVKSIVTYEGELEQAGPGQAVTLTMEDEIDISRGDLLVHADNVPPVTDQFDAMLVWMSEEPMLPGKKYDIKRATSYVPGSIASITHKVDVNTLEHGAASALQLNEIGRVKVALDASIALDGYESNRTTGAFIVIDRLTNGTVGAGMIIAQPVLPHGGNGQHGKQAHVSTEERALRLGQQPATVLFSGLSGAGKSTLAYAVERKLFDMGRSVYVLDGQNLRHDLNKGLPQDRAGRTENWRRAAHVARQFNEAGLLTLAAFVAPDAEGREQAKALIGKERLVTVYVQASPSACRERDPQGLYAANGDNIPGESFPYDVPLDADLVIDTQRVSVEEGVKLVLDVLRSRGAI, from the coding sequence ATGAGCCACCAATCCGATTTGATCAGCGAAGACATCCTCGCTTATCTGGCGCAGCACGAGCGTAAAGAGCTGCTGCGTTTCCTTACCTGCGGTAACGTCGATGACGGCAAGAGCACCCTGATCGGGCGTCTGCTGCACGACTCCAAGATGATCTACGAAGACCATCTGGAAGCCATCACCCGCGATTCGAAGAAGGTCGGCACCACCGGCGAAGAAATCGACCTGGCGCTGCTGGTCGACGGTCTGCAGGCCGAGCGCGAGCAGGGCATTACCATCGATGTGGCCTACCGCTACTTCTCGACTGCCAAGCGCAAGTTCATCATTGCCGACACCCCGGGCCACGAGCAGTACACCCGCAACATGGCCACCGGTGCCTCGACCTGCGACCTGGCGATCATTCTGGTCGACGCCCGTTACGGCGTGCAGACCCAGACCCGCCGCCACAGCTACATTGCCTCGTTGCTGGGCATCAAGCACATCGTGGTCGCGATCAACAAGATGGACCTCAAGGGCTTCGACGAGCAGGTTTTCGAGTCGATCAAGGCCGACTACCTGAAGTTCGCCGAGGCGATCAACCTGACCCCGAGCAGCCTGCACTTCGTGCCGATGTCGGCGCTCAAGGGCGACAACGTGGTCAACCGCAGCGAGCGTTCGCCGTGGTACACCGGCCCCGCGCTGATGGAAATCCTCGAAACCGTCGAGGTGGCCGCCGACCGCAACTTCACCGACCTGCGTTTCCCGGTGCAGTACGTCAACCGTCCGAACCTGAATTTCCGTGGCTTTGCCGGCACCCTGGCCAGCGGCATCGTGCACAAGGGTGACGAAGTCGTGGTGCTGCCGTCGGGCAAGAGCAGCCGGGTCAAGTCCATCGTCACCTATGAAGGCGAGCTGGAGCAGGCCGGTCCCGGCCAGGCCGTGACCCTGACCATGGAAGACGAAATCGACATCTCGCGTGGCGACCTGCTGGTGCATGCCGACAACGTGCCGCCGGTCACCGACCAGTTCGACGCGATGCTGGTCTGGATGTCCGAAGAGCCGATGCTGCCGGGCAAGAAATATGACATCAAGCGCGCTACCAGCTACGTGCCGGGCTCGATTGCCAGCATCACCCACAAGGTCGATGTGAACACCCTTGAGCACGGCGCCGCCAGTGCGCTGCAGCTCAACGAGATCGGCCGGGTCAAGGTTGCCCTCGATGCCTCCATCGCCTTGGACGGTTACGAAAGCAACCGCACCACCGGTGCCTTCATCGTTATCGATCGCCTGACCAATGGCACTGTTGGTGCCGGCATGATCATCGCGCAACCGGTGTTGCCACACGGTGGTAATGGCCAGCACGGCAAGCAGGCTCACGTTTCTACTGAAGAGCGCGCCCTGCGTCTGGGCCAGCAGCCTGCCACTGTGTTGTTCAGCGGCCTTTCGGGCGCCGGCAAAAGCACTCTGGCCTATGCCGTGGAGCGCAAGCTGTTCGACATGGGCCGTTCGGTCTACGTGCTCGATGGTCAGAACCTGCGTCATGACTTGAACAAAGGACTGCCGCAGGACCGTGCCGGACGTACCGAGAACTGGCGTCGTGCCGCCCATGTGGCGCGCCAGTTCAACGAAGCCGGCCTGCTGACCCTGGCCGCGTTCGTTGCGCCGGATGCCGAAGGTCGCGAGCAGGCCAAGGCGTTGATCGGCAAAGAGCGTCTGGTGACGGTCTACGTGCAGGCTTCGCCAAGCGCCTGCCGTGAGCGTGACCCGCAGGGTTTGTATGCTGCCAATGGCGATAACATCCCGGGCGAGTCCTTCCCGTACGACGTGCCGCTGGACGCCGATCTGGTGATCGATACCCAGCGCGTGAGTGTGGAGGAGGGCGTCAAGCTGGTACTGGACGTGCTGCGTAGCCGCGGCGCGATCTGA
- the rplM gene encoding 50S ribosomal protein L13 translates to MKTFTAKPETVKRDWFVVDAAGQTLGRLATEIASRLRGKHKPEYTPHVDTGDYIVVINAEQIRVTGAKSSDKIYYSHSGFPGGIKSINFEKLIDKAPERVIETAVKGMLPKNPLGRDMYRKLKVYAGAVHPHTAQQPQELKF, encoded by the coding sequence ATGAAAACTTTTACTGCTAAACCGGAAACAGTTAAGCGCGACTGGTTCGTCGTCGACGCTGCTGGCCAGACCCTGGGTCGTCTGGCCACCGAAATCGCGAGCCGTCTGCGTGGCAAGCACAAACCGGAATACACTCCGCACGTTGACACTGGCGACTACATCGTCGTGATCAATGCCGAGCAGATCCGTGTTACTGGTGCCAAGTCTTCCGACAAGATCTACTACTCTCACTCCGGTTTCCCGGGCGGGATCAAATCGATCAACTTCGAAAAGCTGATCGACAAGGCTCCTGAGCGCGTGATCGAGACCGCGGTTAAGGGCATGCTGCCTAAGAACCCGCTGGGTCGCGACATGTACCGTAAGCTGAAAGTCTATGCGGGCGCTGTTCACCCTCATACTGCTCAGCAGCCCCAAGAACTGAAGTTTTAA
- a CDS encoding tryptophan--tRNA ligase: MTTRILTGITTTGTPHLGNYAGAIRPAVVASRQPGADSFYFLADYHALIKCDDPQRIQRSRLEIAATWLAAGLDPERVTFYRQSDIPEIPELTWLLTCVAGKGLLNRAHAYKASVDKNVESGEDPDAGVTMGLFSYPVLMAADILMFNAHKIPVGRDQIQHVEMARDIAQRFNHLFGNGKDFFALPEAQIEETVATLPGLDGRKMSKSYDNTIPLFSSAKDLKDAISRIVTDSRAPGEAKDPDNSHLFTLYQAFSTAEQSAAFRSELLEGLGWGEAKSRLFNLLEEQLSEPREIYQGLIARPADLEDILLAGAQKARRTATPFLETLREAVGLRSFRSVQQSADSGKKKAVKAARFVSFREDDGSFRFRLLAADGEQLLLSRAFADGKAAGAVSKQLQQGGALDIRAEADRFSLWLDDACVADSPGFKDTVARDAAIETLKSALAPQQD; encoded by the coding sequence ATGACCACTCGTATCCTGACCGGTATCACCACCACCGGCACTCCTCATCTGGGCAACTATGCCGGCGCGATTCGTCCGGCGGTTGTCGCCAGCCGCCAGCCTGGCGCCGATTCGTTCTACTTCCTGGCCGACTATCATGCCCTGATCAAGTGCGACGACCCGCAGCGCATCCAGCGTTCGCGCCTGGAGATCGCCGCCACCTGGCTGGCAGCCGGTCTGGACCCTGAGCGGGTGACTTTCTATCGGCAGTCGGACATCCCGGAAATCCCCGAGCTGACCTGGCTGCTGACCTGTGTCGCGGGCAAGGGCCTGCTCAACCGTGCTCACGCCTACAAGGCGTCGGTCGACAAGAACGTCGAAAGCGGCGAAGACCCCGATGCTGGTGTGACCATGGGCCTGTTCAGCTATCCGGTGCTGATGGCGGCCGACATCCTGATGTTCAATGCGCACAAGATTCCGGTCGGTCGTGACCAGATCCAGCATGTGGAAATGGCCCGCGACATCGCCCAGCGTTTCAACCACCTGTTTGGCAACGGCAAGGATTTTTTCGCCTTGCCTGAGGCGCAGATCGAAGAAACGGTGGCCACCTTGCCAGGCCTGGACGGGCGCAAGATGTCCAAGAGCTACGACAACACCATCCCGCTGTTCAGCAGCGCCAAGGACCTCAAGGACGCCATCTCGCGCATCGTTACCGACTCGCGGGCGCCGGGCGAGGCCAAAGACCCTGACAACTCGCACCTGTTTACCCTGTATCAGGCGTTTTCCACCGCCGAGCAGAGCGCAGCGTTCCGTAGTGAACTGCTCGAAGGTCTGGGCTGGGGCGAGGCCAAGAGCCGTCTGTTCAATCTGCTCGAGGAGCAGTTGAGCGAACCGCGGGAGATTTACCAGGGCTTGATCGCCCGGCCTGCCGACCTGGAAGACATTCTGCTGGCGGGCGCGCAAAAGGCCCGTCGCACTGCCACGCCATTCCTTGAAACCCTGCGTGAAGCCGTGGGCCTGCGTTCGTTCCGTTCGGTGCAGCAGAGCGCCGACAGCGGTAAGAAAAAGGCCGTCAAGGCGGCACGCTTCGTGAGTTTCCGCGAGGACGACGGCAGTTTCCGTTTCCGCCTGCTGGCCGCTGACGGTGAGCAATTGCTGTTGTCTCGCGCTTTTGCCGACGGCAAGGCGGCCGGTGCGGTCAGCAAACAGCTGCAACAGGGCGGCGCGCTGGATATCCGTGCCGAGGCCGACCGTTTCAGCCTGTGGCTGGACGACGCCTGTGTGGCTGACAGCCCGGGGTTCAAGGATACCGTGGCCCGCGATGCGGCCATCGAAACCCTCAAGTCGGCATTGGCTCCTCAACAGGACTGA
- the algW gene encoding Do family serine endopeptidase AlgW — protein MLKALRYFGWPLLAGVLVALLVIQRFPQWVGLPSLDVNLQQAPQSTQIVQGPSSYADAVSAAAPAVVNLYSTRLINKSANPLFEDPQFRRFFGDNQPKQKRMESSLGSGVLMSPEGYILTNNHVTSGADQIIVALKDGRETVARVIGNDPETDLAVVKIDLKNLQAITIARSDNIRIGDVALAIGNPFGVGQTVTMGIISATGRNQLGLNTYEDFIQTDAAINPGNSGGALVDANGNLIGINTAIFTESRGSQGIGFSIPTKLAIDVMKSIIEHGQVIRGWLGIEVQNLTADLVESYGLKGRQGVVVSAVFRDGPAQKAGLQLGDIILSINDEVATDGRRAMNQLARARPKEKIAINVLRNNKELRLTAEVGIRPPPAPAPAHTPAANAQ, from the coding sequence ATGCTAAAGGCACTGCGCTATTTTGGCTGGCCATTGCTCGCAGGCGTATTGGTCGCCCTGCTGGTCATCCAGCGTTTTCCTCAATGGGTCGGTTTGCCCAGTCTGGACGTCAATTTGCAACAGGCACCGCAATCCACCCAGATTGTGCAGGGCCCTTCGTCGTATGCCGACGCGGTCAGCGCTGCCGCACCGGCGGTGGTCAACCTGTACAGCACCCGGCTGATCAACAAGTCGGCCAACCCGCTGTTCGAAGACCCGCAATTCAGGCGCTTTTTCGGCGACAACCAGCCCAAACAGAAGCGCATGGAATCGAGCCTGGGGTCTGGCGTGTTGATGAGCCCGGAAGGCTACATCCTCACCAACAACCACGTAACCAGTGGCGCCGATCAGATCATCGTGGCACTCAAGGACGGTCGTGAGACCGTGGCGCGGGTCATCGGCAACGATCCGGAAACCGACCTGGCAGTAGTCAAGATCGATCTTAAAAACCTGCAGGCCATCACCATTGCCCGTTCTGACAACATTCGCATCGGCGACGTTGCACTGGCGATCGGCAACCCGTTCGGCGTCGGCCAGACCGTCACCATGGGCATCATCAGCGCCACCGGGCGCAACCAGTTGGGCCTCAATACCTACGAAGACTTCATTCAGACCGACGCGGCGATCAACCCCGGCAACTCCGGTGGCGCACTGGTTGATGCCAACGGCAACCTGATCGGCATCAACACCGCGATTTTTACCGAGTCACGCGGCTCGCAAGGCATCGGTTTCTCGATCCCGACCAAACTGGCGATCGATGTGATGAAGTCGATCATCGAGCATGGTCAGGTGATCCGCGGCTGGCTGGGCATTGAAGTACAGAACCTGACCGCCGATCTGGTCGAGTCCTATGGCCTCAAAGGCCGTCAGGGCGTGGTGGTATCTGCGGTATTTCGCGACGGCCCGGCGCAAAAGGCCGGCCTGCAACTGGGCGATATCATTCTGAGCATCAATGATGAAGTGGCCACCGACGGACGTCGCGCCATGAATCAGCTGGCCCGCGCTCGACCAAAGGAAAAGATCGCGATCAATGTGCTGCGCAATAACAAGGAACTGCGCCTGACCGCAGAAGTGGGGATTCGTCCACCACCGGCTCCAGCCCCGGCCCACACCCCGGCCGCCAACGCGCAATAA
- the petA gene encoding ubiquinol-cytochrome c reductase iron-sulfur subunit — translation MSNDGVNPGRRRFLVAATSVVGAAGAVGAAVPFVGSWFPSAKAKAAGAPVKVNIGKIEPGQQMVAEWRGQPVFILRRTPQILAELSKRTAQLSDPESRASVQPGYVDQALRSIKPEILLLVGLCTHLGCSPTFRPEVAPADLGADWVGGYFCPCHGSRYDLAGRVYKAQPAPLNLPVPPHSYESETVIVIGVDQEKA, via the coding sequence ATGAGCAATGACGGCGTCAATCCAGGCCGGCGTCGCTTCCTGGTTGCAGCGACTTCGGTAGTCGGGGCAGCAGGGGCGGTAGGGGCTGCGGTCCCGTTCGTGGGGTCGTGGTTTCCCAGTGCCAAGGCCAAGGCCGCAGGTGCACCGGTGAAGGTCAATATCGGCAAGATCGAGCCGGGGCAGCAGATGGTCGCCGAATGGCGCGGTCAGCCGGTGTTCATTCTGCGCCGAACGCCGCAGATCCTCGCTGAGTTGAGCAAGCGTACTGCGCAGCTGTCGGACCCTGAGTCCAGGGCTTCGGTGCAGCCCGGATATGTCGACCAGGCGTTGCGCTCGATCAAACCGGAAATACTCCTGCTGGTCGGTCTGTGTACCCATCTGGGGTGCTCGCCGACCTTTCGTCCCGAAGTGGCGCCAGCCGACCTGGGTGCTGACTGGGTGGGCGGTTACTTCTGCCCCTGCCACGGGTCGCGCTACGACCTGGCTGGGCGGGTCTACAAGGCGCAGCCTGCACCATTGAATCTGCCGGTGCCGCCGCACAGCTACGAGTCCGAGACGGTCATTGTCATCGGCGTCGATCAGGAGAAAGCGTGA
- a CDS encoding alpha/beta hydrolase, with the protein MRETPVFIDGPQGQLEALYQDLPDAKGVALICHPNPVQGGTMLNKVVATLQRAARDAGLSTLRFNYRGVGASAGTSVAGAEEIDDARAAARWLRTQQHELPLTVFGFSFGGYVAGSLCGELEARGEALEHVFLIAPAVSRFKDHDALPQQAPLTVIQPDADEVIAPALVYDWSAVLPRPHELLKVAECGHFFHGKLTDLKDLVMPRLSN; encoded by the coding sequence ATGCGCGAAACCCCTGTTTTCATTGACGGCCCGCAGGGCCAGCTCGAAGCACTTTATCAGGACCTGCCCGATGCGAAAGGTGTGGCGCTGATTTGCCATCCCAACCCGGTGCAGGGCGGCACCATGCTCAACAAGGTGGTTGCCACCTTGCAACGTGCTGCCCGCGATGCCGGCTTGAGCACCTTGCGCTTCAATTATCGTGGAGTGGGCGCCAGCGCCGGCACTTCAGTCGCTGGCGCCGAAGAAATCGACGATGCCCGCGCCGCCGCTCGCTGGCTGCGCACGCAGCAGCATGAGCTGCCGCTCACCGTGTTTGGTTTCTCCTTTGGTGGGTATGTCGCCGGATCGCTGTGCGGCGAGCTGGAGGCCCGTGGCGAGGCTCTGGAGCATGTGTTTCTGATCGCACCGGCGGTGTCGCGCTTCAAGGATCACGACGCCCTGCCGCAGCAGGCGCCGCTGACCGTTATCCAGCCTGACGCCGATGAAGTCATTGCGCCTGCGCTGGTGTATGACTGGTCGGCCGTGTTGCCGCGCCCCCATGAGCTGCTGAAAGTGGCAGAATGCGGACACTTCTTCCACGGCAAGCTGACGGATCTGAAGGATCTGGTCATGCCCCGGCTCTCGAATTGA
- a CDS encoding Nif3-like dinuclear metal center hexameric protein: MAVALTTLVEEADRYLNSARIQDYCPNGLQVEGRPQVMRIVSGVTASQALLDASVEAQADLVLVHHGYFWKGENPCVVGMKQRRLKTLLRHDMSLLAYHLPLDVHPEVGNNVQLARQLDITVEGPLNPADPKVVGLVGSLAEPVSARDFARRVQEVLGREPLLIEGDRMVQRVGWCSGGGQGYIDQAVLEGVDLYFSGEASEQTFHSAQENGISFIAAGHHATERYGVQALGDYLARRFALEHIFIDCPNPV, translated from the coding sequence ATGGCCGTAGCCCTCACCACCCTGGTTGAAGAAGCCGATCGCTACCTCAACAGCGCCCGGATCCAGGACTATTGCCCCAACGGCCTGCAGGTCGAAGGGCGCCCACAGGTCATGCGTATTGTCAGTGGTGTAACCGCCAGCCAGGCGTTGCTCGATGCCTCTGTCGAGGCCCAGGCCGATCTGGTTCTGGTCCATCATGGTTACTTCTGGAAAGGCGAGAATCCCTGCGTGGTGGGGATGAAGCAACGTCGCCTGAAGACCCTGCTCAGGCATGACATGAGCCTGCTGGCTTATCATCTGCCATTGGACGTGCACCCGGAAGTGGGTAACAACGTGCAGTTGGCGCGGCAACTGGATATCACGGTCGAAGGGCCGTTGAATCCCGCTGACCCCAAGGTGGTGGGGCTGGTCGGCTCGCTGGCCGAGCCGGTCAGCGCCCGTGACTTTGCCCGGCGCGTCCAGGAGGTACTGGGCCGCGAGCCGTTGTTGATTGAGGGCGACCGGATGGTGCAGCGCGTCGGTTGGTGTTCTGGCGGTGGCCAGGGCTACATCGACCAGGCGGTGCTTGAGGGGGTTGATCTGTACTTCAGCGGCGAAGCCTCCGAGCAGACGTTTCATAGCGCTCAAGAGAACGGCATCAGTTTCATTGCCGCCGGCCATCATGCCACCGAGCGTTACGGCGTGCAGGCACTGGGTGATTATCTGGCGCGGCGCTTTGCGCTGGAGCACATTTTCATCGACTGTCCCAACCCGGTCTGA
- the cysD gene encoding sulfate adenylyltransferase subunit CysD, whose protein sequence is MVDKLTHLKQLEAESIHIIREVAAEFDNPVMLYSIGKDSAVMLHLARKAFFPGKLPFPVMHVDTQWKFQEMYSFRDKMVEEMGLELITHVNPEGVAQGINPFTHGSAKHTDIMKTQGLKQALDKHGFDAAFGGARRDEEKSRAKERVYSFRDSKHRWDPKNQRPELWNVYNGKVNKGESIRVFPLSNWTELDIWQYIYLEGIPIVPLYFAAEREVIEKNGTLIMIDDERILEHLSEEEKARIVKKKVRFRTLGCYPLTGAVESDAESLTDIIQEMLLTRTSERQGRVIDHDGAGSMEDKKRQGYF, encoded by the coding sequence ATGGTTGACAAACTGACGCATCTGAAACAGCTGGAGGCGGAAAGCATCCACATCATCCGCGAGGTCGCCGCCGAGTTCGATAACCCGGTGATGCTGTACTCGATCGGCAAGGACTCGGCCGTGATGCTGCATCTGGCACGCAAGGCCTTTTTCCCTGGCAAGCTGCCGTTCCCGGTGATGCACGTCGATACCCAGTGGAAATTCCAGGAGATGTACAGCTTCCGCGACAAAATGGTCGAGGAAATGGGCCTGGAACTGATCACCCATGTCAACCCGGAAGGGGTTGCCCAGGGAATCAACCCGTTCACCCACGGCAGTGCCAAGCACACCGACATCATGAAGACCCAGGGCCTCAAGCAGGCGCTGGACAAGCACGGTTTCGATGCCGCCTTCGGTGGCGCGCGCCGCGACGAAGAAAAATCGCGGGCCAAAGAGCGCGTTTACTCGTTCCGCGACAGCAAGCATCGCTGGGACCCGAAGAACCAGCGCCCGGAGCTGTGGAACGTCTACAACGGCAAGGTCAACAAGGGCGAGTCGATCCGCGTTTTCCCGCTGTCGAACTGGACCGAGCTGGACATCTGGCAGTACATCTACCTCGAAGGCATCCCGATCGTGCCGCTGTACTTCGCCGCCGAGCGTGAAGTCATCGAGAAGAACGGCACCCTGATCATGATCGACGACGAGCGCATCCTCGAGCACCTGTCCGAGGAAGAAAAGGCCCGTATCGTCAAGAAGAAGGTGCGCTTCCGTACTCTGGGCTGCTACCCGTTGACGGGCGCCGTCGAGTCCGACGCCGAAAGCCTGACCGACATCATCCAGGAAATGCTCCTGACCCGGACGTCCGAGCGTCAGGGCCGTGTCATCGACCACGATGGCGCAGGCTCGATGGAAGACAAGAAACGTCAAGGGTATTTCTGA
- a CDS encoding YhcB family protein, which produces MEHSLLVWLLPTLALVAGVVIGFLVARLLPNTVPNSTQRQLDEVQERFDTYQNEVVTHFNSTANLVQKLTQQYQEVQEHLAEGANRLALDELTRQRLLAAMHPEAHHAPRDRLTPPRDTEAPKDYAPKSPNSPGMLDEHYGLKK; this is translated from the coding sequence GTGGAACACTCGCTCTTAGTTTGGTTGTTGCCGACTCTTGCCCTGGTTGCCGGTGTCGTCATTGGTTTCCTGGTCGCACGTCTGCTGCCCAACACCGTTCCGAACAGCACCCAGCGTCAGCTGGATGAGGTTCAGGAGCGTTTCGATACCTATCAGAACGAGGTGGTCACTCACTTCAACAGCACGGCTAATCTGGTTCAGAAGCTGACCCAGCAGTATCAGGAAGTCCAGGAGCACCTCGCTGAAGGCGCCAACCGCCTGGCGCTGGACGAGCTGACCCGTCAACGTCTGCTGGCCGCCATGCACCCAGAGGCGCATCACGCACCACGCGATCGGCTGACTCCGCCACGCGATACCGAAGCGCCCAAAGACTACGCACCCAAATCGCCAAACTCCCCTGGCATGCTGGATGAGCATTACGGTTTGAAAAAGTAA
- a CDS encoding GlxA family transcriptional regulator — MASLRYSKQLGHGIKPAFEIRLVSPDGQPVNSFSDVMLPVDGGLESSDIIVLPAFWDDFDALCQRYPQVLPWLREQHARGAVLCAEASGVFWLAASGLLDGKEATTYWRFFNEFTERFPKVLLNQDKHIIDADNLYCAGGSTSACDLYIYLIERFCGANVAQAVARDILYEVRRNYSPGRIGFGGQKLHQDMIILQIQHWLEEHFADKFRFEDVAREHGMSIRNFMRRFQGATGDKPLHYLQRLRIETAKGLLSATRKSIKTISYEVGYDDASFFARLFRQHTELSPNQYRQQFQQAA; from the coding sequence CTGGCCAGCCTGCGCTACAGCAAACAATTGGGCCACGGCATCAAGCCTGCCTTCGAAATCCGCCTGGTCAGCCCCGACGGCCAGCCCGTCAACAGCTTCAGCGATGTCATGCTGCCGGTCGACGGCGGCCTGGAGTCCAGCGACATCATTGTACTGCCCGCCTTCTGGGATGACTTCGATGCACTTTGCCAGCGCTATCCGCAGGTGCTGCCATGGCTGCGCGAACAACATGCCAGAGGCGCAGTATTGTGCGCCGAAGCCAGCGGTGTGTTCTGGCTGGCGGCCAGCGGCCTGCTCGACGGCAAGGAAGCGACCACTTACTGGCGGTTCTTCAATGAGTTCACCGAGCGGTTTCCGAAAGTGCTGCTCAATCAGGACAAACACATCATTGATGCTGACAACCTGTATTGCGCAGGCGGCAGCACTTCGGCGTGCGATCTGTACATCTACCTGATCGAGCGGTTTTGCGGTGCAAACGTGGCCCAGGCCGTGGCCCGCGACATCCTGTATGAGGTACGGCGCAATTATTCGCCAGGGCGGATCGGCTTTGGCGGCCAGAAGCTGCACCAGGACATGATCATCCTGCAAATCCAGCACTGGCTCGAAGAACACTTCGCCGACAAGTTCCGTTTCGAGGACGTGGCCCGCGAACACGGCATGAGCATTCGCAATTTCATGCGCCGCTTTCAGGGAGCCACCGGCGACAAACCGCTGCACTACCTGCAACGGCTACGCATCGAAACAGCCAAAGGACTGCTCTCGGCCACGCGCAAGAGCATCAAGACCATCAGCTACGAAGTGGGCTACGACGACGCCAGTTTCTTCGCCCGCCTGTTTCGCCAGCACACAGAGCTTTCACCGAACCAGTATCGCCAGCAATTCCAGCAGGCGGCGTAG